In Flavobacterium sp. N1736, the following are encoded in one genomic region:
- a CDS encoding calcium-binding protein, giving the protein MIKKILFSIVLILLFISAELSAQQGKVDTTFNTLDDGLFGDGFDNIVRTLSIESDQNLIVGGDYLNLNGIASPYFTRLNPEGVIDANFHTGTGFNGKVYTSHIQADGKIIVGGSFTSYNGNTVGRLIRLNPDGSYNAAFNTSIGATTGIIYDVCEQVDGKIIIVGSFTKYNGVTVNRIARILPNGALDTTFNTGIGSPSNITNVEVLPNGKIVLAGNFIKFNGVDSHKIIRLHPDGNIDTSFNIGTGFNDDVNAMLVQSNGKILLGGKFTSYNEIPANRIIRINEDGTLDTAFLSGSGFSGDAVQVIKTDLAGNIMVAGSFTGFYNGIEVNRICFLNSNGTIKTDLDFGSGPASASVLALEKDTEGSWYIGGSFSAFDGLNQGRLAKINPEGEYDTSYLSAGIGFDNSVLKVLPLANKKTMVFGSFKKFNNEPASRIVRLLEDGTYDDSFNPANSGANNLIKSALLQTDGKIILGGNFTKYNETNCNRIIRILADGAVDASFNIGSGFNSQVYAMAIQADGKIIAAGNFTNYNGAANSQLRIVRLFPDGTRDASFNIGRGADGIIETVLIQPDGKILVGGRFNSFNGNPIARLVRLNTDGSIDSGFNIGTGFDKYIYAIALQSDGKIIAGGNFLVYNGTSQKRIVRLNTNGSLDTAFDSGTGFNKGDVRSILVQPDDRILVGGTFSGTYKNFTSLRLIRLLKTGDYDTSFDAPLNNKLFTIAFTADFKLMTGGDFNSVSGISKHRIARLKLCLDATIWNGISWSNGFPSGGKEVYFQDNYSNLTTSDICSCHIDEGKTVTLLSGNTLKIEFDYSGSGTLILEDGASLYQQDDEIVNTGTVKVKRKSSPILKFDYTYWSSPVQNQKLIDVSPNTLSDKFFSYNAISNSWKQESTSNIMVSGKGYIIRGPQDFSVTNPLKYEATFKGIPTNGKVTVAFGKRNGFNLIGNPYPSAINADVFLTKNAANISGTLYFWTHNTPFANNKYVSDDYAVYNLLGGVGTKALSSGINDQIIPDGTIASGQAFFVANKNSEIVEFDNSMRISGQNAAFFKPVKANENFTGKHRIWLNLKNNEGIFKQILLGYINGATNLYDENYDAESVNANQYVDFYSINDTKNLVIQGRSLPFSSNDTIPLGYRTTIAGNFTIAIDHVDGNLNNQSVYLEDKITNTIHDLKASDYSFTTSKGIFAERFVLRYTNALLETRDLEDLEKTFFVSVKNKVIRLDSVKENIQEVIIYDISGKTIYNKKKVETAVLEINMPVTNQVLIVKTILTNGYIATNKIIF; this is encoded by the coding sequence TTGATAAAAAAAATACTCTTTTCAATAGTTCTGATCTTACTCTTTATAAGTGCCGAACTTTCAGCACAACAAGGCAAAGTTGATACAACATTCAATACACTCGACGACGGATTATTTGGAGACGGCTTTGACAATATAGTTCGAACTTTATCGATTGAATCAGATCAAAATCTGATTGTTGGCGGCGACTATTTAAATCTTAACGGAATAGCTTCTCCTTATTTTACCCGATTAAATCCAGAAGGCGTAATTGATGCAAACTTTCATACAGGAACCGGGTTTAATGGCAAAGTTTATACTTCGCACATTCAAGCCGATGGAAAAATAATTGTTGGAGGAAGTTTTACATCCTATAACGGAAATACGGTTGGCAGACTTATCAGACTAAATCCCGATGGTTCATATAATGCGGCATTTAATACCAGTATTGGAGCAACAACCGGAATTATTTATGATGTTTGCGAACAGGTTGATGGGAAAATTATAATTGTTGGCAGTTTTACAAAATACAATGGCGTTACAGTAAACAGGATTGCACGCATTTTGCCAAATGGAGCACTTGATACCACTTTTAATACAGGAATTGGATCACCTTCAAATATTACAAATGTTGAGGTTTTACCTAACGGAAAAATAGTATTGGCTGGAAATTTTATCAAATTTAATGGCGTTGATTCTCATAAAATAATTCGCTTGCATCCAGACGGAAACATTGATACAAGCTTTAACATTGGAACAGGATTTAACGATGATGTAAATGCGATGTTAGTCCAGTCAAACGGTAAGATTTTGCTGGGAGGAAAGTTTACAAGTTATAATGAAATTCCGGCGAACAGAATTATCCGAATTAATGAAGATGGAACTTTAGATACCGCTTTTTTATCCGGATCAGGATTTAGTGGAGATGCAGTTCAGGTTATAAAAACAGATCTTGCAGGAAATATTATGGTGGCCGGATCTTTCACCGGTTTTTATAATGGAATTGAGGTCAATCGAATATGTTTTTTAAATTCAAACGGAACTATAAAAACTGATTTAGATTTTGGTTCAGGACCAGCATCTGCATCTGTTTTAGCATTAGAAAAAGATACAGAAGGATCTTGGTACATTGGAGGATCATTTTCGGCTTTTGATGGTTTAAATCAAGGTAGGTTAGCAAAGATTAATCCCGAAGGAGAATACGATACAAGTTATTTATCGGCAGGAATTGGTTTCGATAACTCCGTTCTTAAAGTACTTCCATTGGCAAACAAAAAAACAATGGTATTTGGCAGTTTTAAAAAATTTAATAACGAGCCCGCTTCACGAATTGTTCGGCTTTTAGAAGATGGAACTTATGATGACAGTTTTAATCCGGCAAATTCAGGCGCTAATAATTTAATTAAAAGTGCCCTTTTACAAACTGACGGAAAAATTATTCTCGGGGGAAATTTCACAAAATACAATGAAACAAATTGCAATCGCATCATCAGGATTTTAGCTGACGGAGCAGTTGATGCTTCATTTAATATAGGTTCCGGTTTTAATAGTCAGGTTTACGCGATGGCAATTCAAGCAGACGGTAAAATAATTGCAGCAGGAAATTTTACGAATTATAATGGCGCTGCTAATTCACAACTTCGAATTGTGAGATTATTTCCTGACGGAACCCGCGATGCGAGTTTTAATATTGGACGCGGAGCAGATGGTATTATCGAAACCGTTTTGATTCAGCCTGACGGAAAAATTTTAGTTGGCGGCAGATTTAATAGTTTTAACGGAAATCCGATTGCAAGATTGGTTCGGTTGAATACCGACGGAAGTATAGATTCAGGTTTTAATATAGGAACAGGTTTCGATAAATATATTTATGCCATAGCATTACAATCTGACGGAAAAATTATAGCAGGAGGTAATTTTTTAGTTTATAATGGAACTTCACAAAAACGAATCGTTCGGTTAAATACTAACGGAAGTTTAGATACTGCTTTTGATTCCGGCACAGGTTTTAACAAAGGTGATGTTCGAAGTATTTTAGTCCAGCCGGACGATCGTATTTTAGTTGGCGGAACCTTTTCAGGAACGTATAAAAATTTCACTTCTTTACGCTTAATTCGATTGCTAAAAACAGGAGATTATGATACTTCTTTTGATGCTCCTTTAAACAACAAGCTTTTCACGATAGCTTTTACTGCAGATTTTAAATTAATGACAGGCGGCGACTTTAATTCAGTTTCAGGAATATCCAAACACAGAATTGCGCGCCTAAAACTTTGTTTAGATGCAACAATTTGGAATGGTATTTCTTGGTCTAATGGTTTTCCGTCAGGAGGAAAAGAGGTTTATTTTCAGGATAATTACTCAAACTTAACGACTTCAGATATTTGCAGCTGTCATATTGATGAAGGAAAAACGGTGACACTTTTAAGTGGAAATACGTTAAAAATTGAATTCGATTATTCCGGTTCAGGAACTTTGATTTTAGAAGATGGGGCGAGTTTATATCAACAAGACGATGAAATTGTAAATACAGGAACCGTTAAGGTCAAAAGAAAATCGTCGCCAATATTAAAATTTGATTACACCTATTGGTCGTCTCCTGTTCAGAATCAAAAATTAATAGATGTTTCGCCCAATACATTATCAGATAAATTTTTCTCCTATAATGCAATATCAAACAGTTGGAAACAAGAAAGTACATCAAATATAATGGTTTCCGGAAAAGGATATATTATTCGCGGTCCACAGGATTTTTCGGTAACCAATCCCTTAAAATATGAAGCCACATTTAAAGGTATTCCAACAAACGGAAAAGTTACTGTAGCATTTGGAAAACGAAATGGTTTCAATTTAATTGGGAATCCTTATCCTTCAGCCATCAACGCCGATGTTTTTTTGACAAAAAATGCTGCAAATATTTCAGGAACATTATATTTCTGGACACATAATACACCATTTGCAAATAATAAATATGTCTCTGATGATTACGCTGTTTACAATTTACTTGGCGGCGTTGGCACAAAAGCATTATCATCCGGAATTAATGATCAAATTATTCCTGATGGAACTATTGCTTCCGGACAAGCATTTTTTGTGGCAAATAAAAATTCAGAAATTGTCGAATTTGATAATAGTATGCGTATTTCGGGACAAAATGCTGCTTTTTTTAAACCAGTAAAAGCAAATGAAAATTTTACAGGAAAACATCGGATTTGGTTAAACCTTAAAAATAATGAAGGCATTTTTAAGCAGATTTTATTAGGATATATAAATGGAGCAACGAATTTGTATGATGAAAATTATGATGCAGAATCTGTAAACGCAAATCAATATGTTGATTTCTATAGTATAAATGATACTAAAAATTTGGTCATTCAAGGGCGGAGTTTGCCATTTAGCAGCAACGATACAATTCCTTTAGGTTATCGTACCACAATTGCCGGAAATTTCACGATTGCGATAGATCATGTTGATGGAAATTTAAACAATCAATCTGTTTATTTAGAAGATAAAATAACAAATACAATACATGATTTAAAAGCAAGTGATTATTCGTTCACAACTTCAAAAGGAATATTTGCAGAACGATTTGTATTGCGATATACGAATGCATTATTAGAAACAAGAGATTTAGAAGATCTTGAAAAGACTTTTTTCGTATCCGTAAAAAACAAAGTCATTAGATTAGATTCAGTAAAAGAAAATATTCAGGAAGTAATTATTTATGATATTTCCGGAAAAACTATTTACAACAAAAAGAAAGTCGAAACAGCTGTATTAGAAATAAATATGCCAGTAACAAATCAGGTTTTAATCGTAAAAACAATTTTAACGAATGGATATATAGCAACAAATAAGATTATATTTTAA
- a CDS encoding T9SS sorting signal type C domain-containing protein has protein sequence MSQKIRLTTRSLFLKNLGILFFLISFKMFSQSTIIPITRIHTDWNGYWTSNAVTGVGNRPDRENNLLAFSWNGATYSTGVNDNALTTHGVTFNAQKFRALKIQTLGLDTSMYYLQGSMIDESASTASLRPPLTGTTSTGAELASRLTDGTNGLSIGTGIANIKAGVAEFKIGTNNINIAGLNDNIPDIIVTQVADPGNQYDTFKFVDASGNTVGSILSIKFDAVAAIGTYSLDLFRADNGTVGFTPASTRDIRMLGIEASAFGINASNAAQVDRFVVTFSGSSDCAFIAFNANSLKIAELSLVKKASMASCGKLGDKINYTFEVTNTRDVPITDIQVTDPLVPTITGNPIAYLAPGDKATLTGTYTITAADVAAGRVVNSAKVTGKDPSLNIVEDISGQTNNDNIATTTVLLTPPTVGTPTPVTCSTLGSVTLTDLPSGAWTLERSPGLITTTGSGTSYTVTGLAVGTYTFRVTNSAGCKSPSSANVVITDQSSTTWNGSVWSNGIPDTTKAAIIAGPFTVSADLNACSLTINPGIAITVPSNRTLNIVNGLTVTPTASLTFDNHSSLVQVNNNGVNSGKITYNRITAQIRRADFTYWSTPVSPQKLIDVSPLTLSDKYFGFNGDNWVSTNRNNNMVVGKGYIIRGPQTYSTTVKADYTAPFIGVPNNGIITGETMTAGKYYLVGNPYPSALNAKKFLDDNLFLDGTLYFWTHNTPVVLSGAYQYSSTDYASYNLTGGVATSESALSGSIPGNNNAKPSGNVGAGQSFFISATTAGTVTFNNGMRLGAANNSQFFKSAQSDEKHRVWLNMTNAGGAFKQMLVGYVAGATNEYEKRYDGVSFDANPYLDFYSVANGNNYVIQARALPFEDTDLVPLGYRTTIAGDFTISIDEADGDLTSQNIYIEDKKTNTIYNLKTGKYTFTTEAGTFADRLVLRYTNKTLGTGDFENVENGLLVSVKDKTVKVTSSKENIKEVTIFDVTGKLIYSKKKVGTSELQIQNLQSSNQVLLVKVTLDNDFTTTKKIIFN, from the coding sequence ATGTCCCAAAAAATACGTTTAACCACCCGTTCTTTATTTTTAAAAAATTTAGGAATACTTTTTTTCCTGATTTCTTTTAAAATGTTCAGCCAAAGTACCATTATTCCAATTACAAGAATCCACACAGACTGGAATGGATATTGGACATCAAATGCCGTAACTGGTGTTGGAAACCGACCTGACAGAGAAAACAATTTATTAGCATTTTCATGGAATGGAGCAACTTATTCTACCGGTGTTAATGATAATGCGCTAACTACTCATGGAGTAACTTTTAACGCTCAAAAATTTAGAGCATTAAAAATTCAAACCTTAGGATTAGATACAAGCATGTATTACTTGCAGGGTTCAATGATAGACGAATCAGCTTCTACAGCATCTTTACGTCCTCCGTTAACAGGAACAACTTCTACAGGCGCTGAGCTTGCTTCCAGACTTACTGATGGAACCAATGGTTTGAGTATTGGAACAGGTATAGCAAATATAAAAGCAGGTGTAGCCGAATTTAAAATTGGAACCAATAACATAAATATTGCGGGTTTAAATGATAATATTCCAGACATAATTGTAACTCAGGTGGCAGATCCGGGAAACCAATACGACACTTTCAAATTTGTAGATGCGTCGGGAAACACGGTAGGAAGTATTTTATCAATAAAATTTGACGCTGTTGCAGCAATAGGTACTTATAGCCTTGATTTATTTAGAGCAGATAATGGTACTGTCGGTTTTACACCTGCATCAACCAGAGATATTCGAATGTTAGGAATTGAAGCAAGCGCATTTGGCATTAACGCCAGTAATGCTGCCCAAGTAGATCGTTTTGTAGTTACTTTTTCGGGTAGTTCAGATTGTGCTTTTATTGCTTTTAATGCTAACTCATTAAAAATTGCAGAACTAAGTCTTGTTAAAAAAGCTTCAATGGCATCTTGTGGAAAATTAGGCGATAAAATCAATTATACTTTTGAAGTTACCAACACCAGAGACGTGCCAATAACTGATATTCAGGTTACAGATCCGTTAGTACCAACTATTACCGGAAACCCGATTGCTTATTTAGCACCCGGAGACAAAGCAACATTAACCGGAACTTATACAATTACAGCTGCAGATGTAGCTGCCGGACGAGTTGTTAATTCAGCAAAAGTTACCGGAAAAGATCCTTCATTAAATATAGTGGAAGATATTTCGGGACAAACAAACAATGATAATATTGCAACTACAACTGTTTTATTAACACCTCCAACTGTTGGAACTCCAACTCCAGTAACTTGTAGTACTTTAGGAAGCGTAACCTTAACGGATCTTCCTTCAGGAGCATGGACACTAGAAAGAAGTCCCGGTTTAATTACAACTACAGGTTCAGGAACAAGTTATACCGTTACCGGATTAGCTGTAGGAACATATACATTTAGAGTAACAAATAGTGCAGGCTGTAAATCGCCATCTTCGGCAAACGTTGTCATCACCGACCAATCCTCAACAACCTGGAATGGTTCAGTTTGGTCAAATGGTATACCTGATACCACAAAGGCAGCTATTATTGCGGGGCCTTTTACCGTATCGGCAGATTTAAATGCCTGTTCACTTACCATTAATCCGGGAATAGCCATAACAGTACCTTCAAACCGTACGTTAAATATCGTAAACGGACTTACCGTTACACCAACGGCATCATTAACATTTGACAACCACTCAAGTCTGGTTCAGGTAAACAACAACGGTGTCAATTCAGGAAAGATAACCTATAACCGTATCACTGCGCAGATACGCCGCGCCGATTTCACCTACTGGTCAACACCGGTAAGCCCACAAAAACTTATTGATGTTTCCCCATTAACCTTGTCAGATAAATATTTTGGCTTTAATGGCGATAACTGGGTATCAACCAACAGAAACAACAATATGGTGGTTGGAAAAGGATATATCATTCGTGGTCCGCAAACCTATTCAACAACAGTAAAAGCAGATTATACGGCTCCCTTTATTGGTGTGCCAAACAACGGTATCATAACAGGAGAGACCATGACGGCAGGCAAATACTATTTGGTAGGAAATCCATATCCGTCAGCTTTGAATGCCAAGAAATTTTTAGATGACAACCTGTTTTTAGACGGAACGCTTTATTTCTGGACCCATAATACACCTGTGGTTTTATCAGGAGCTTATCAATACAGCTCAACCGATTATGCGAGTTATAATTTAACCGGAGGTGTGGCTACAAGTGAATCTGCCCTTAGCGGAAGCATTCCGGGAAACAACAACGCCAAACCATCAGGAAACGTAGGTGCGGGACAATCCTTTTTTATAAGTGCAACAACTGCCGGAACCGTTACCTTTAACAACGGTATGAGACTTGGGGCAGCCAATAACAGCCAGTTTTTTAAATCAGCACAAAGCGATGAAAAACACCGCGTGTGGTTAAACATGACCAATGCAGGAGGTGCTTTCAAGCAAATGCTGGTAGGGTATGTGGCAGGCGCAACCAACGAATACGAGAAAAGATACGACGGGGTAAGTTTTGATGCCAATCCATACCTTGATTTCTATAGCGTTGCCAATGGCAATAACTACGTAATTCAGGCGCGTGCATTGCCTTTTGAAGATACTGATTTGGTTCCTCTTGGATACCGCACTACCATTGCTGGAGATTTCACCATTTCGATTGATGAAGCAGACGGTGATTTAACGAGTCAGAACATTTATATAGAAGACAAAAAAACCAACACCATTTATAATCTAAAAACAGGTAAGTACACCTTTACAACCGAAGCGGGAACTTTTGCCGATCGTCTTGTATTGCGTTATACCAACAAAACACTTGGAACAGGAGATTTTGAAAATGTAGAAAATGGTCTTCTGGTTTCGGTAAAAGACAAAACAGTCAAAGTAACTTCTTCAAAAGAAAATATTAAGGAAGTAACGATTTTTGATGTAACAGGAAAACTGATTTACAGCAAAAAGAAAGTGGGAACAAGCGAACTTCAAATCCAAAACCTGCAGTCATCAAATCAGGTACTCTTAGTAAAAGTGACTCTTGATAATGACTTTACAACTACTAAAAAGATTATTTTTAATTAG